In Acidimicrobiales bacterium, the genomic stretch GCGACAGCCGGTCAACGATGTCGGCCCGGTCGACCAGGGCCGCGACCGGCCCGGCGTCCATCCCCGCTGCGTCGCTGCTCATCCCGACCGCGTCTCCTCCCGGACGTCCTGGGCCGGCATGCTCCCTCCCCCGCGCCCCCCTGTAGCGATGCCGGGCGGCGCCGCCGAAAGGTAGGGCGGCCACCCCAGGCCGTCAATGGGCAAATGACCGACCGGTAACAACGACGGGTGTGCTGCTGACGTCCGCCGCGCTCATTGCTCACTTGCGCAGATCTCACCACCGCGTAACGTGGCTGGCGTCCTCGAGTTGCGGAGGTACGCCATGACGACCACCCTCGAGCGCGTTAGCGGTGCCTTGTACCGAGTGGGAATGCGACGAGACAACGGCAATACCTCGCTGGCGTCCTACGCCGCCGGCCCCACCCGGATCGTGGCCGGTGAGCTGGCTGCCTCGGTCGCTGACGCCATCGTCAGCCGATCCCGGGCCCGGTCGGCACAGAATCGTCAGCGCCCGGCGGTGATCGGCCCGTCGGTCCCTTAGTTTGGGGTCGGCGGGCGACCGCTAGCCGGCCAGCAGCTCGGTCAGTCGTCCCTCGTCGCCGAACAGCACGGCGCGCCAGTGCGAGATGAGCTCGCTGGTGTCCCGGTCGTTGGGATGGAAGCCGCGCTTGTTGTATGCGAAGAGCTGGCGGACGGCTTCCGGCTTCACGAACGGAGACTTGCGCAGCCGCAACACGCTCCGCACCAGCCGTAAGGGGTGACGCCGGGCGTCGCGATCCATGAGGATGGATATCCCGGCCCAGAGCGACGTCTCGAGGACGAACAGCATGTGGGTCATCCACATGGCGGCGATCCGCATCCGCTCAGTCCCGCCGACGGCTCGGTAGACGTCAAAGGCCACCGCCTTGTGCTCCGACTCCTCCAGGGCGTGCCACATGAGGAGGTACCGGACCCCGTCGTGGCCGATCTGGTTCCGGGCCTCCGGGTCGTTCAGCAGCATCTCGGCCAGGGTGGCGGTGTAGTGCTCGAGGGCGGCGGTGAACGCCAGATGCAGTCGCTTGTTGTGGTAACGCTCTCTGGTGCGGAACAACCACCGGACGTACACGCCGATGGCCCCGGTGGGATAACCGAGGGCACCGAGCCGCTCGTTGAGGACCCGGTGCTCGCGGCCGTGCATGGACTCCTGACCGACGAACCCGTCGACGTCCTCCCGCAGCTTCGGGTCGGTCAGCTGGTCGCGAGCGGCCTCGACCGAGCGGACGAAATAGTCCTCTCCGTCGGGGAAGACGGACGACAGGACTGCCAGAACATGGCTCATGACGATGTCCCCGCCGGCGGCGAAGTGCCGGGGCACGTCGTCGAGCCTGGAGTCGAATTCGACCGGGCGCGTGGGTACCGAGACCATGGGCTCATTGATTCCCCCGCCGGGGGCCCTCCATTCCGGCCGGGATCGAGCTCGGTGACCCACCGTCACTCCCGGGTCACCTCGTAACAACCCCCGGCCGGCCTCGCCGTCCTCGCTGAGCCATGGGTCATGAAGGCGATCTCGATCGAAACGGCGGCCGATATGGTAGAACGTGTTCTCCTTTTGGGGAGGACCGACCGAGGGGGGCCGGATGCGCAACGACCTGTGCGAGTTACTGGGTATCGAGTTCCCGATCTTCGCCTTCACCCACTGCCGCGACGTCGCCGCCGCCGTCAGCCGGGCGGGCGGCATGGGGGTGCTGGGGGCTCTGGCCTTCACCCCCGAGCAGCTGGAGATGGAGCTCAAGTGGATCGACGAGCACTGCGACGGCAAGCCCTACGGCGTCGACGTGGTGATGCCCGTGAAGAGCGCCGACCGCGAAGCCGGGCTGCACGACGAGAGGGACCTGGCCAAGCAGCTTCGGGGCATGGTCACCCAGGCCCACTGGGACTTCGTCGACCGGGTCCTCGACGAGCACGGAGTTCCTCCGCTGCCGCCCGAGGAGGACTCCCCCGCTGACGGCAGCCCGATGAGCAACGGCGTGCTGGGGTGGACCGAGGCGACCGGCACCCCACTCATCGACGTGGCCCTGGCCCATCCCATCACCCTGCTGGCCAGCGCCCTGGGGCCGCCGCCCCAGGAGGCCATCGAGCGGGCCCACTCCCAGGGCGTGAAGGTGGCGGCCCTGATCGGCCGGGTCGAGCAGGCGGTCCGGGACGTCCAGAAGGGCGTCGACATCATCATCGCCCAGGGCTACGAGGCCGGCGGCCACACCGGGGACGTCGGCGCCATGGTGCTCGTCCCCGATGTCGTCGACGCCGTGGCCCCCGTTCCCGTGCTGGCGGCCGGCGGTATCGGGACCGGACGCCAGGTGGCGGCGGCCATGTCCCTCGGGGCGGCCGGCGTGTGGACGGGCTCGATCTGGTTGACGGTCAGCGAGGCCAATACGGGCGAGGTCGTCATGGACAAGCTCCTGGCCGCCACGTCGAGCGACACGGTGCGGTCGCGCGCCATGACCGGCAAGCCCGCCCGCCAGCTGCGCACGGCGTGGACCGAGGCCTGGGAGCGGCCCGATTCTCCCGGCACCCTGCCCATGCCGCTGCAGTTCCTCCTCTACTCCTACGCCAACCGCCGCATCGCCCGCTCGGGCCGGACCGACCTGGTCGGGATGCCCGTCGGCCAGATCGTCAGCCGGATGAACCAGGTCCGCTCGACCAAGGACGTCGTGCTGGACCTGGTCGACGGCTACCTCGACACCCTCGACCGGCTGCAGCGCTCCACCGCCGGCGTCGGCTGAGGACACGGGAGGCGAGAGCATGAGCGAGACGTCGATCCCCAAGGTCACCGTCGAGATCCCCTACGCCCGGACCCTCGGTCCGGTGATCAGCCGGTTCCTCACCGGCCTCCGCGACGGGGAGCTGTGGGCCAACCGCACCGCCTCGGGCCGGGTGCTGTGCCCGCCGTTCGAGTACGACGCGTCCAACGGGCAGGCGGCGGTGGACGACTGGGTGCAGCTCCCGGGCACCGGGAGCGTGACCTCCTGGGCCTGGGTGGCCGAGCCCCTCCGGTACCACCTCCTCCCGCAGCCGTTCGCGTGGTCGCTCATCCGCCTCGACGGGTCCGACATCGATCTGCTCCACGCCGTCGACGCCGGTGACCGCAGCCGCATGTCGACGGGCATGCGCGTCCAGGTCCGGTGGCGACCGCGGGAGGACCGCATCGGCCA encodes the following:
- a CDS encoding metal-dependent hydrolase, translating into MVSVPTRPVEFDSRLDDVPRHFAAGGDIVMSHVLAVLSSVFPDGEDYFVRSVEAARDQLTDPKLREDVDGFVGQESMHGREHRVLNERLGALGYPTGAIGVYVRWLFRTRERYHNKRLHLAFTAALEHYTATLAEMLLNDPEARNQIGHDGVRYLLMWHALEESEHKAVAFDVYRAVGGTERMRIAAMWMTHMLFVLETSLWAGISILMDRDARRHPLRLVRSVLRLRKSPFVKPEAVRQLFAYNKRGFHPNDRDTSELISHWRAVLFGDEGRLTELLAG
- a CDS encoding nitronate monooxygenase family protein, encoding MRNDLCELLGIEFPIFAFTHCRDVAAAVSRAGGMGVLGALAFTPEQLEMELKWIDEHCDGKPYGVDVVMPVKSADREAGLHDERDLAKQLRGMVTQAHWDFVDRVLDEHGVPPLPPEEDSPADGSPMSNGVLGWTEATGTPLIDVALAHPITLLASALGPPPQEAIERAHSQGVKVAALIGRVEQAVRDVQKGVDIIIAQGYEAGGHTGDVGAMVLVPDVVDAVAPVPVLAAGGIGTGRQVAAAMSLGAAGVWTGSIWLTVSEANTGEVVMDKLLAATSSDTVRSRAMTGKPARQLRTAWTEAWERPDSPGTLPMPLQFLLYSYANRRIARSGRTDLVGMPVGQIVSRMNQVRSTKDVVLDLVDGYLDTLDRLQRSTAGVG
- a CDS encoding OB-fold domain-containing protein, yielding MSETSIPKVTVEIPYARTLGPVISRFLTGLRDGELWANRTASGRVLCPPFEYDASNGQAAVDDWVQLPGTGSVTSWAWVAEPLRYHLLPQPFAWSLIRLDGSDIDLLHAVDAGDRSRMSTGMRVQVRWRPREDRIGHIKDIECFEPA